In Silene latifolia isolate original U9 population chromosome X, ASM4854445v1, whole genome shotgun sequence, the following proteins share a genomic window:
- the LOC141617755 gene encoding uncharacterized protein LOC141617755 — MYFDGAARRDGAGAGVVFLSPEGHVLPYFFVLTELCSNNVSEYQALILGLQIAIEIGVKDLDIYGDSLLVVNQVLDEFEVKKDDLIPNHQYAIQLLNKLDCVHIGHVPRSANKLADVLANLAATLALGEEEVTTIPVCNRWVVLPLEGEEIAESSNMISVYQVDNDDWRQPIIDFLEHQKLPDDPRHKVEIRRRALRFIYYKGTLYR, encoded by the coding sequence ATGTATTTTGATGGTGCGGCAAGACGTGATGGAGCCGGAGCTGGTGTTGTATTCTTGTCTCCCGAAGGTCATGTGTTGCCTTACTTCTTTGTGCTCACTGAATTGTGCTCAAACAATGTGTCCGAGTATCAAGCTTTAATCTTAGGCCTTCAGATAGCGATTGAAATAGGGGTCAAGGATTTAGACATCTATGGAGATTCCTTGTTGGTGGTGAACCAAGTCCTTGATGAATTCGAAGTGAAGAAAGATGATCTCATTCCCAACCATCAATATGCAATCCAGTTACTTAACAAGTTGGATTGTGTTCATATTGGACATGTGCcaaggagtgccaataagttggctGACGTGCTTGCTAATCTTGCAGCCACTTTGGCACTGGGGGAAGAGGAAGTCACGACAATTCCGGTTTGCAACCGTTGGGTAGTACTGCCGCTAGAAGGAGAAGAAATTGCAGAGTCATCTAACATGATTAGTGTCTACCAAGTCGATAATGATGATTGGCGACAACCTATCATCGATTTCTTGGAACATCAAAAGCTTCCTGATGATCCTAGACATAAAGTAGAGATTCGTCGTCGTGCTCTAAGGTTCATATATTATAAGGGAACACTTTACAGATGA
- the LOC141617754 gene encoding uncharacterized protein LOC141617754 yields the protein MGYYWPTMVQDCMDFAKKCDACQFNANFIHQPPEPLHPTISSRPFEIWGLDVVGPITPKASNGHEYILAAIDYFSKWAEVVSLMTSLAEKFKFKQYKSSMYNAPANGVAEAFNKTLCNLLRKVVAKSKRDWHERIGEALWVYRTTYKTPTQATPYALVYGVEAVLPLELRIQSLRVAIQEQLTSDDNDKLRLEELEALDEKRLQAQQKLQCYQAQLSRAFNKKVRPRSFQAGDLVLAVRRSIITSHKPKGKFTSKWDGPYVVQEVYTNDAYKIVDENSVHVGPINGKFLKRYYS from the exons ATGGGGTACTATTGGCCAACCATGGTGCAAGATTGCATGGACTTTGCGAAGAAGTGTGATGCTTGTCAGTTCAATGCAAATTTCATACATCAACCTCCAGAACCCTTGCATCCTACTATTTCATCACGACCCTTTGAAATATGGGGACTAGATGTTGTAGGACCCATTACTCCAAAAGCATCAAATGGGCATGAATACATCCTCGCTGCAATAGATTATTTCTCAAAGTGGGCAGAAGTTGTCAGT TTGATGACAAGTCTTGCTGAAAAGTTCAAATTTAAACAATACAAGTCTTCCATGTACAATGCTCCGGCAAATGGCGTAGCTGAAGCTTTTAATAAGACACTATGTAATTTGTTGAGGAAAGTGGTGGCGAAGTCAAAGCGTGATTGGCATGAGAGAATCGGTGAGGCATTGTGGGTCTATCGTACTACTTACAAGACACCCACTCAAGCGACCCCGTATGCGTTGGTGTATGGAGTTGAAGCCGTGTTGCCATTAGAACTTCGAATTCAATCTTTAAGAGTTGCCATTCAGGAACAGCTTACAAGTGATGACAATGACAAGCTGCgcttggaagagttggaagctcTTGACGAGAAAAGGTTGCAAGCACAACAAAAGCTGCAGTGTTATCAAGCACAGTTGTCacgcgcattcaacaaaaaggtgcgcCCTCGATCTTTTCAGGCAGGAGACTTGGTGCTCGCGGTAAGAAGGTCGATCATTACTTCTCACAAACCTAAAGGCAAGTTCACTTCTAAGTGGGATGGGCCATATGTCGTGCAAGAAGTATACACCAATGATGCATATAAGATTGTTGATGAAAACAGTGTTCATGTAGGACCGATCAACGGAAAATTCTTGAAGCGCTACTACTCCTAA